The segment GGTGATGAGCGGGATGGTGACGAAGTGGGTGACGTAGACGAGCGTCGCCACGACGTCGTACCAGTGCGGGGAGCCGTCGACGAGGCGGGCCTGCAGCCAGACGCTGGGCACCGCTCCCAGCAGCGTCTCGTCGGCGCGGGCGGGGCCCAGCACGTGCAGGCCGGCGCCGAGCCGGTTGGTGTCGGCGCCGTCACCGACCCCGAGCGGTGCGGTGATCCACTGCGCGAGCCAGTACGCCACCAGGATCGCGCTCAGCGGGGACCACGCGATCAGCAGCTGGGCGATCGGGCCATGGCGGGAGTCCTCGGCGGCCGCGACCTCGCCCTCCGGCGCCACCGTGGCGTCGGCGCGGGACCGTGAGGTCGCGGGGCTGGTCATGTCGTGCTCCGCCGGCGTGAGACGCGCCCGAGCAGGGCCTGGGTCCGGAAGCGGTTGTAGCGCTGGACGGCGATGAACGGCAGGTTGACCAGGACGCCGTAGGCGCCGAGCAGGACCGCCGCCAGGGGCGGGTTCCAGAGGACGAAGAGCGGGCTGCACCACAGCGCCCACCAGTGCCCCAGCTCGGCGCGGCGGGTCTCGCGCACGAAGAGGTCGAGGCCCTCGGCGTGGAGCGCAGGCAGCTCGCGCTTGCTGACGCCGCCCTCGAACAGGGCGCCCGCCTCGGGCAACCGGTCCTTCCAGCGGTGGATGTGGAGCCGTCGGCGGTACCAGCGGCCGCGGTCCTCGAAGCGGCGCTCCCTCAGCCCCCAGCCGTCGCTCGACAACCGCTCGTCGCCCAGCCGGTGGGCGGCGTAGCCCGTGGCGGCGTGGAAGACGCCCCACGCGACGACGTCGACGACGATCGTGACGGTCTGCGGCATGACGAGTCGGAGCATCAGGCCACCCCCTCCCCGGACCGGCTGCCGGCGAGGGAGACGTCGCGGCCCCGCCACTGCACCGATCGGCGGACGACGGTGAGGGTGAGCGAGCGCGCGAAGACGAGGTCGAAGGCCAGGAGGGGCACGGGGAACAGTGTCCACGCCCACCACCGGAACGAGCCGGCGCGGCGCAGCATCCAGCGCAGCTGCAGGGCCACGGCGGCGTACGCCACCGCCCACAGCAGGGGACTGCCGGCCAGCAGCGGCGCCCCACTCCCGGTGACTGCGACGAGGAGGGACAGGACGGCTCCGACGGCGACGGCGTGGTGGGCGCTGATCCACGCCACGGTGGCGGCGGTCGCCGACGGCGCTGCGTCGGCCGCCCCGGAGGCGATGTTCTTGGTCCACCCGGCAACGAGCTGCGCCGGGCCGCCGGGATAGCTGCGCATGCGCACCGCGTCGCCCCCGACCGCGCACCAGACCGGCAGTCCCGCCCGGTGGTAGGCGGCGGCGAGCGCGGCGTCGTCGAGGATGTCGGCGCGGACGGCCTCGTGCCCGCCCGCGCGCCCGTGGTCCTCGCGGGAGGTCAGCAGGCACGGCCCGAACGCCATCGGCGCGCGGCTCGCGCGGACCCGGCCGCGACGGGTGAAGGCCCCGCTGGCCATCAGCGCGACGACGTTGAAGTGGGCCGACAGCTGCTCGTAGGGGCGGACGACGTCGTGGTGCGGCTGCACCGACACGAGCCCGCCGTGCCGCGTGTGCGCGGCGAGCAGGCCCGCGAGGGCACCCGGTCGGAGGACGGTGTCGGCGTCGAGGAAGAGCAGGAGGTCGCCCGTCGTCGCCGCGGTGCCGGTGTGGCAGGCCCAGGCCTTGCCGGTCCACCCGGGGGGTGGCGTGCCGGCCGGCACGACTCTGGCGCCGCCCGCTCGTGCCACGGCGGCGGTCGCGTCGCGTGACGCGTCGTCCACCACGACGACCTCGTGGACCTCCGGCAGCTGCTCGGCCACCGACCGCAGCAGCGCCGGCAGCGTCTGCTCCTCGTCACGCGCCGGGACCACCACTGACACCGATACCTGACCGCCCGTCGGGGCGTCGGCCGGCGGGAGGGTGCGGAGGTCGGCCACCAGCCGTTGCGCCCACACCGCCGCTCCGAGGAGCAGCAACGCGAGCGCGAGGTCGACGAGGAGGGCAGCCGTCACGGCGTGCCCGTCCGTCGTACGACGAGCGGCATGCCGCCGCGGGGGTGGACGGCGACCTTGGCCTCCGCCACCGGCCGCACCCAGCCGCCCGGGCCGCCGGGCACCTCGATGCGGTGGTCGCGCAGCAGCTCGGCGAGGACCACGACCATCTCGCCGAGCGCGAACTCCCGCCCGATGCACAGCCGCGGTCCCTGGCCGAACGGCAGGTAGCCGGTGCGGGCGGTGCCGTCGAGGAAGCGCTCGGGACGGAAGGCCTCGGGCTCGGGCCAGAGGTCGGGGCGCCGGTGGACCAGCCAGGGGCTGATGATGGCGAGCGTGCCGGCCGGGACCTGCCGCCCGCCGACCTCGTCGTCGCGGTCCGAGCGGCGGGAGACGGCCCAGGCCGGTGGATAGAGGCGCAGCGCCTCGTCGACCACCGCACGCGTCCACGGCAGGCGCTCGCGGTGCCCCACGAGCGGGACCGGCCCGGGATGGGCGTCGAGCTCGGCGCGCACGCGCTCCTGCGCCTCCGGGTGCTCCGCGAGCAGCATGAGCGTCCAGGCGAGCGCGGC is part of the Nocardioides cavernae genome and harbors:
- a CDS encoding glycosyltransferase; the encoded protein is MTAALLVDLALALLLLGAAVWAQRLVADLRTLPPADAPTGGQVSVSVVVPARDEEQTLPALLRSVAEQLPEVHEVVVVDDASRDATAAVARAGGARVVPAGTPPPGWTGKAWACHTGTAATTGDLLLFLDADTVLRPGALAGLLAAHTRHGGLVSVQPHHDVVRPYEQLSAHFNVVALMASGAFTRRGRVRASRAPMAFGPCLLTSREDHGRAGGHEAVRADILDDAALAAAYHRAGLPVWCAVGGDAVRMRSYPGGPAQLVAGWTKNIASGAADAAPSATAATVAWISAHHAVAVGAVLSLLVAVTGSGAPLLAGSPLLWAVAYAAVALQLRWMLRRAGSFRWWAWTLFPVPLLAFDLVFARSLTLTVVRRSVQWRGRDVSLAGSRSGEGVA